Part of the Terrisporobacter glycolicus ATCC 14880 = DSM 1288 genome is shown below.
TATATTAGATGTATTACCATAAGGGTCCCAAGAAGCCTTTATATTGAACCAAGCATATAAAGATGGTAATACTGCAAGTGCTATTAGTACAATTATTAACGCCATATTCGTAGATATATCTTTTAAATCATCTCGAAATATTTTAAATATATTTTTCATAAGTATTCCTCCACTAAGTCGTAAGTTAAAAATGTCTTATTTGTGTTTTAACTTATTTTTTGATTTATTTTTAATATTTATACAGAAATCCTTCATATGTATTAAATACAATTAGTAAACAATTTTTATTATTTACAATTTTTGTTAGATTTTTAAGCATTATATATTATATAACATATATTTAAAAATATAAATACAAATCCATATTTTAACATCAATTACCTGTTTTATGCAAGTTTTACAAAATATCACTAAAATCATTGTTTTAACACAATAAAAGACACTCAATAATGAGTGTCTCTCATATATAATAAATAAAATTTATACTCCTACTACTTTTGTAACTCCTGGAACCTCTTTAACCAATAGGTTTTCTATAACTGCTTTTAAAGTCATAGTAGCACCTGGACATCCAGAACATGCTCCTTTTAGCCTAACTAAAACAACCCCATCATCACTAACTTCTACTAATTCTACATCTCCCCCATCTCTTTGTAAAACGGGTCTAACTTTTTCTAGTACTTCTGCTACTCTTTCTTTCATTATATAAACCCCCTTAAATATATTTAATATAATATATTTATAATTATATACCATGTCCAAATAACTCACCATAATGGAACTTAATTATTTCGTTTTCTTATATAATAAAAAATTTGTATAAATTATTTTTGTATAATTATTTTATTATCAACAGGTTTATCTTTATTTACTTCGTAAGTAATTATATTGATTAAGTCCTGTTTAATTTCAATCACAGTGTATGTTGGTATTTCTTCAGAATAAATTTTTTTTATATACTCACTTTTATTTTCCTCTTGTTTATAAAACTTACTTCCTGTGGAAGAACTTCCTGTTATATAAGTTATTCCTTTATTATTTTTTATTATATCTACTTTTTCTTTTGAGCGTTCTAGTCTTTCCACTGTAAAATCCATTATTTTTTCATTATTTTTCAGCGGATAAGTTCTAGAGTATATATGATCATGACCACATAAAACTAAGTCAATTTTATTATCTTCTAATATTGAGGGCATTTCACTTCTTAATATTTTTATATCTTTATCATCCTCATGTCGTCCACCACCGTAAATATCATGATGAAATACTGCAATTTTCCACTTCACATCTTTATTCTTTTCTACAGCTTCGCCAATAAATCTTTTATGCTGAGATATATTTAAGTTATTTGTATTTATAAATAAATATAAAGTGTTTCCATAAGTAAAGTAATAATCTCCTCCTGCTACAGTTTCACCTAAATTAGTTAAGTTTGGCATATTGAAGTGATTGTAAAAATTCTCATTATCTTTGTCGTGGTTTCCAACGGCATTTGCTATTGGTATGTGTCGTAAATAACTAGGTGATAAAAAACCAGAATACTCTAAATTACTTGTATATGTTTTAGATAAATCATAACTATCTTCTGTTACATTAGTTACATCTCCACCACATACTATAAAGCTAGGATTATTACTTTTATCTACTGATTTTTTTATAACTTTATTCCAATTATAAGCATCCTTTTCTACTCCATCTTCATTAGATTTCATTTTTTTTGATGAAGCTCCAATTTGTGGATCTGCCATAAATACAAAAGTATAATTTTGAAAATTTTGTGTTTTATACTCTAAAGGTTGGCTCCATAGTCCATCACACTCATATGAATACATATAAGTTGTATTAGCTTTTAGGTTTGTAACAGTCACCTTATTACTTATAAATCCATTACCTATATCAATACTTTCTCCCTCAAATATTCTTTCCTTTTCATCATTTTCCCAAATTTTTATTTTACTTGCTCCATGAGAAGATTTGCTATACCAAGAAAAATTAAGCATGCTCTCATTTTCCCCCGGTGTTAAGCATATTTCTGAGAAATGCTCTAACGATATCTGTTCTTTGTCATAGCTTAAAAAGCAATTTTTATTTTCTTTTGAAATAGACAATACAGGAAAAAATACTATAATAATAATAGACAATAAAATACTAATTATTTTTCTTTTATTTTTCATTTTTCACTCCTAAAATAATACTTGTTTTTAATATTATTTAATATTAGCGATAAATTATTTATTTTAATTATTAAAATGTAAAATTATATTAGAAATAAATTAGTAATAATACCACATTAAAATTTATTCGTGGTGTATATAATAACTTAATAGAGATAAGGGGATTTATGATGAATTACAACACTTTGATTTTTGATTTAGATGGCACTCTTTTAAATTCTTTAGATGATTTAGCTGATAGTGTTAATTACTCTTTAGAGAGATTAAGTTTTCCCATTAGAAGTAAGAAAGAGATTTGTTCTTTTATTGGAAATGGTATTGAAAAATTAATTGAGCTTTCATTACCAGATAAAACTTCTTATGATAAATTTGCAGAATGTTTATTTATTTTCAAAAGGCACTATTCTAAAAATCTAAGAAATAAGACTAAACCTTATGATGGAATAATTGAATTACTAAATTATTTGAAAGAAAACAAATATAAAATGGCAATCGTTTCTAATAAATTTCAAGATGGCGTTACGGAATTAAATAACCATTATTTTTCAGAGTATATTCAAGTAGCAATAGGAAAATCTCCTGAAAGAAGAAAAAAACCATACCCTGATACAGTGCTAAAAGCTATGAATGACTTACATTCATCTAAAAATAAGTGCTTATATATTGGTGATAGCGAAGTAGACTTTAAAACATCAAGAAATGCAAATATAGACTTTGTAGGAGTTGCTTGGGGATTTAGAGATAAAAAGGTATTAGAAGATTTAGGTGCAAATTATATAATTAATACTCCAAATGATTTAATATCTATATTAAGTTGTGAATAGTTTCAGTAAAAAAGGAGCATACGCTCCTTTTTTATATTTAATCTTCTAAACTAGAAAGTATTTGTATTTTTTTCATAAGTTTATCAAATTGTTCTGGTGTTATTGATTGTTGTCCATCGGATAAAGCCTTTTGAGGATTATTATGAACTTCTATCATAAGACCATCACATCCTGCAATTACAGCAGCTTTTGACATAGATTCCACGTATTCGCTGCTTCCTGTTCCATGGCTTGGATCTACTATTATTGGTAAATGTGAATGTTTTTTTACTACAGGAATAGCACTTAAATCTAAAGTATTTCTAGTATAAGTTTCAAAAGTCCTTATTCCTCTTTCACATAAAATTATATTTTCATTTCCACCTGCCATAATATGCTCTGCGCTAAGAAGCCATTCTTCTATGGTTGAAGATAGACCTCTTTTTAATATTACTGGCTTGTCCGTTTTTCCTACTTGTTTTAATAAATCATAGTTTTGCATATTTCTTGCGCCTATTTGTATTACGTCAACAGTATTCATAAATTCATCTAAATAACTAATTGACATTAGCTCAGATATAATAGGAAGGCCGGTTTCTTTCTTTGCAATCTCCATCAGTTTAAGTCCATCTAGTTCCAGTCCTTGAAAACTATATGGAGAGGTCCTTGGCTTAAAAGCTCCTCCTCTTAAAAAGTTGGCTCCACTTTTTTTTACTTTTCTTGCAATCTCAACAATTTGCTCTTCACTTTCCACAGCACAAGGTCCAGCTATTATTCCAAGGTATTTACTTCCAATTTTATTACCATTTATATTTACGATAGTATCTTCTGGATGAAATAATCTATTTGCTTTTTTATACGGTTCTTGAACCTTTAAAATTTTTGATACACATTTTAAAGCTTTAACTTCTTCTAAATCAGATTTCGATGCATCTCCTAATATTCCTATAACACAGTTGTGTTTTCCTTTTGAAACATTAACTCCTAAATTTTTATTTGTTATATAATTTACTACTTGATTTATATCGTCACTAGTGTAGTTTTGGTCCATTACTACAATCATAGTTTGCCTCCCTCTATTTAGCGGTGATTTTCTTCATTTTGTATTAGTTTACTTAAATTCATTAAATTTCTAAAAAATCCTTCTAATACAAATCTATAGTCCTTGTTTTTTAAATAAGATAAATTTTTTTGAATAACTTCTTCTTCTCTCTTAGCGTTTAAAATTCCTATTTCTTGTTCTTTTTTGCATCTTGATATTTCTCTGGATATGTCCATACGTCTTTCAAATAATTCAGTTATTTGCTTATCTATTTCATCTATTTCATCTCTGTACTTCTTTAAGTTGTCCATAATTTTATTCCTTTCTTATTTAATTTAAAAAAGAGAGCTTATGAGCTCTCTAATAATATCTAATTTATGTAGATATTTCAATAGTTTCTTATTTATTTTATTTTTATAAGAAATCTATAAGTATAAGTGAACTCACAATAATGATCTTCCTTTTACTTATTATTTTATCAAGTCATTTTAGTTATTCCATATTTATTAAAAACTTATCTTGCAAAAAAAACATTTATCAAACTATGTACAAATATACATAAATAAGTATCTTTATATTTCATTTTAACTAGTCCAAGTATAAAGGCTATTATTAAACCAAAGAAAACTTTCGAGATAATTATATCTATTGTAAAAAACGAACTACCAACTACACTTAGGTTCTGACTTACTATATCCCAATAACCTATTTTAAATAGAGCTGATAAAAAACTTACAATTACTAAAACTTTTTTTTCATCTTTTTGGAAGCTTCTAATATAGTTCCATACATAATCTCTAAAAATCATTTCTTCAAATATAGGTTGAGCTATTAAAGCTAATATAAGTATTATTAAATTAGATGATACATATCCTCCATAAAAAAACGGTGATACAAATACGGCACATAAAGCTGCTCCGCCTAATATTAATCTTATATTTTTATTATCGTATCTGTTATTTAACTTAATCAACCTTTGTCCAGGCGGATTAAATAAATCATTTCCCCTCAAAATAAGAGAAATGCTTATTCCAACTAACATAATAGATATAATGTTAGCAATATTAACATTTTCCAATGTGAAGTTTAATTGACTTAAAAATATATATTTTATAATTACCCTAGCAATCTGTACTATAACCAGCAAAATAATAGCATCTAAAACATATTCTTTATTTTTAGAAATATATCTATCTTCTTTTATATTCAAACATATCACCCACAATTTATTTTGTATAGTATTCATTATAGCACAGTATTAGTAATATATAGAAATATAAAATCATAATAATTTAAGTATTTAATTAGTCATATAATCCATTTAAAACCCTGCAAACTGTTGCCTTACTCCATGAAGTTTCTTTTGATATTTCTCTATAGCTAAGTCCATCATTTCTTAATTCTTTTATTTGCTCGATATCTGAGTCCTTAATTTGTTTTTCTTTTGGTTTCAAATTGTTTCTTAATAATCTTAAATGCTCTATCTCCTCTTTTAAGCTCTCTATTTCCATTTGCTTTGCTCTTAATTTCTCTTCGTAAGTATCTCTCATTTCATTAAACTCTTTAATATAATTAACTTTCCAATCATCTTGTGATTTTGTTTTAAATAATCCCATTTTATTACACCTCTATTCATATTTATTTCCTTCAATATAGGATAGTTTCTTTATTTACAGCGAAATCCCTTGTAATTTACAAGCAAATCTATTCTAAAAATTAAGCTAAAATTCAACCTTTTTTATTAATTTTCAAAATATTATTTTATATTTCTATGAATTAAGAGTATCTTCTTGGTTAAATATTAAAATAATAATATTTAATTTGTATTGACGTAGGATTTATTCTTGTAATGTGATATTATAAATTAGATAAAAAATATATAAAATTAACTTTTCTTTACACACTATATATCTTTCCTATGACATTAAACTAATATATGGAATCTTTTATTTAGATATATTTGTTGCTCGAAATTTAGAGAAGTAAAATTTATAAAGAGAGGTCGTAAATATGAATTTTAAAGAATTAGGCATAGGTAATGACTTAGTAGATGAATTAAGTCAAATGGGAATAAAAACTCCTACACCTATACAAGAAGAAGCTATTCCTTTAATTTTAAATAAAAAAGATATAATTGCTCAATCTCAAACTGGCACAGGTAAGACTTTCGCCTTCTTATTACCAATGTTTGAGAATATTAACCCAAAAGATAATAATATTCAAGGATTAATTATTACCCCAACCAGAGAACTTGCTATTCAAATAAGTGAAGCTGCTCAAAAATTAAATAAAGCTAAAGAAATAAATATATTAGCTGCTTACGGTGGAAAGGATATAAAATCTCAATTAAATAAATTAAAAAGAAGCATTCATTTAGTAATTGCTACTCCTGGTAGACTTTTAGATCATTTAGATAGAGATTCTATAAATCTTAGTAAGCTAAAAACACTTGTTATAGACGAAGCTGACCAAATGCTTTTAATGGGCTTTAAGAATGAAATGGAGGCAATTATAAAGGAAACTAATAAAAAAAGACAAACTTTGTGTTTTTCAGCAACTATGGATTCTGATGTAAAGAAACTAGCTTATAGACACACAAAAGAGCCTGCTGAAATAACTATTAAAAGTAAAGAAATTACTATAGATACTATCAAACAAGAAGTTGTTGAAACTACAGATAGACAAAAAAAAGATGCTTTATGTAAAGTGTTAAATGAAGATAATCCATTTATGGCAATTATTTTTTGTAGAACAAAAAGAAGAGTTGATGCTTTAGAAGAGGCTCTTGCTATTGATGGCTATAATTGTGAAAAATTACATAGTGATATTTCTCAATCTAAGCGTGAAAGAATAATGAAATCTTTTAGAAAAGCTGATGTTCAATATCTAATCGCTACAGATGTAGCCTCTAGAGGGCTTGATATTACTGGTATAACCCATATTTATAACTATGACATCCCAGAAACTAGCGAAGATTATATTCATCGTATAGGTAGAACTGGTAGAGCTGGAGAAGATGGCTATACTTGTATGTTTGTCGATCCTAAAAATACTAGAACATTAGATGAAATTGAAAGTGACATTAAATATAAAATTCCTAGAAGAGTTTTAGAATAAATTTAACATTAAAAAACCTATCTAATTTTAGATAGGTTTTTTAATTATGATCAATCATAAATTTTAATTTAATACATAAATCATGCTTACATAGATCTATTAGCTTGTAAGCAACGTGATTTTTAGGTTCATTATCATCCTCATCTTCATCGATTCCAACAGATACTATTTTTTGCTTTTCATAATCAAATTTAATATTAATATTAGGTGTATAAAAGTCTTTTATATCCACAGAAAAATCATATAGTTTATCTTCTTTATTACTTTCAATACTCTTAATTACTAAATGTTTATTTTCAAATAACAAATTATCACCATCCTTATATAATTTATATTTTCCACTCTTATTAAATTTATAAATAAAAAATAATATAAAACAAAAAACAGCATTAATTTATTTATTAATACTGTTTTTCATATTTTTTTATTTTAATATTCTTTTTAATTACTAATAAGAGATTTTTGACAAGCTTCAACTAAAGTCTTTTCAAAATTAATATTGTCTTCATTAGACCTTTTCTTAGGTCCTTTAACTCTACCTCTACTTTTTCTAATTTTCTTAGATATATGTCGGTTATAAAGCAACCTATCAATATTGTCATTTGTATAGATTAAACCATTTTGATTTATAACATAGGATGCTTTATTAAGTGCCATAGCTGCTAATCCGTAATCTTGTGTTATGACAATATCTTCTTTTTGAACAAAGTTTATAAGGGCAAAATCAACAGAATCTGCTCCTTTTGAAAATACCATTGTTTTTGCTCCTTCTTTGTCAAAAATATGTGAGGTATCACACATTATAATCACATCTATATTAAATTTTTTTGATACCTTTATTGTTAAATCTATTACTGGACATCCATCTCCATCAATTAATATTTTCATATTGTCTCCTATTTTTTAATCTTCATCATCTTCATCATCTTCATCGTCATCGTCATCATCTTCATCATTATTATCATCATCTTCATCGTCATCATCGTCATCAGATTCATTTTCAGTTCTATCTTCTAACTCATCTTGTAGCTCATCCATAACTTCTTCATTTAGATAAACATTATCTTTACCATTTGTACCTAGAAGAGACATAATCTCATCTACAGACATATTTTCTATGGTATCTTCTAATATATCTTCATCTAAATCGCATAATGCTTCATATCTACCTATACTTACGCCTTTTTCTTTTGCAAGTGCTATATCTTCTTCAGTTCCCTTTAGATAAACAAATTTGGTATTATTTAATCCCTTACTAACCGTATCTTTTACTTCACTTTCATACTTATCATTACTAATTTTATTAGTAAAAGTAAATCCTACTATACCTTCTTTACTATCACCATGATTTTTACTTAAATACTGTTCTAATATCTTTATTCCTTCTTCCAATGTTTTACCCTTTAATTCCTCTAGGTTAATTGTCTTACCATCATCATTAACTCCATAAATATTAACTATATTTTTATTTTTATCTAATTCAAACTCAATACTTGGGTTAATATCTATGGACATTAAGGCATAAGTTCCACCTGTAGTATTATTTTTTACTATAGGTACTACTAATAATACTAGCATTGCAGCAATAGTTAAAATAGGTATTATTTTATTTTTCATAGTATTTCTACTTTTAGTTAATTCATATAAATCCTCTTCTAAGAAAAATATTGTATCTCCAACTTGCATGTTTTCCTTATTTCTTATTCTAACAACAGTAGAGTCGTCTTTTAGAACTAAGGAATATTTTTCCTTTACTTCAAGTATAATTCCTTTATTATACATAATTCAACCTACCTTTTTATCCATAATTTTAAATTTCTATAGTTTTTATCAAATATTATAATTACTGTAATAATAAATTTTTTGCTACCTTTAATTATTTTTTCTGTTACATTAAATTGAAGTGAAATTCTTTTTATTGGTAATCTCCTTTTTTCATACATAAAATCCACTAAAGGTTTTTCTTTGCTGACTTTTTCAGATAAGTTTATAGCATTTTCTCTTGTTTTTTTATGTTTCGGAGCATCATCAACTAAATCCTCAAAATCAAAACCAAATTCCTTCATATGCATCTTTAAATTTTCTATTTCATCTTTTAAATAATTTTGATCTTCAATAGGATTAACAATTTCCTCACTAAACTCTATCCCTTCATCTTTTAAACTTTCTAAGGATGGATCTAAACGATGTTTGTTTTCTTTTAATAAATAGTTTTTTATTCTACTCCCTATTACTAAGCTTGCGAAAGGTAGAAATGGACCTTTGTCTTCACTATATTTTTTCATAGCTTCATGAAATGCCAGTACACCTATACTAAACTCTTCATCATTTTCAATTGAAACATATCTCTTAGTTACTTTGCTTATTGATTTAATGATAAAAGGAAAATGTTCTTCAATAAATTCATTTTCCCCTTTTAAACTGCTTCTTTTTAAATTCATTTATCTTCCTTTCTTTATAATTTATATTAACTCATTTATGATAATTAAAATTATAGTCATAGTTTTATGGAGAAAGAGTATAACTTTAATTCCTTTTATATTATATAATACAATTGCTATTTATCATTTAGGTACTTTTTCCCTTATTAACATAATTTCTTAACAAAAAAAGAGATTTTTAAAAATCTCTTTTATACTACTTTATATAAATTTTCATATTTTTGTGGTTTCATTCTTTCATTTTCATTAATAGTATCTATTTCATCTATATCCTCTTTTTCTATCTCAAAATCAAATATATCGATGTTTTCTCTAATTCTACTAAATTTACTTGTTTTTGGTATAGCAATGACGTTATTTTGTAAATGCCATCTTAATATTATTTGCGCTTCACTTTTATTGTATTTTTTAGATAATTTTTTAATTATGATATTTGATGACAACTGTCCTCTCATTATGGGACTCCATGCTTGAACTACAATATTATGTCTTTTACAAACTTTTAATAATTCTTTTTCTGAACGTTTAGGATGTATCTCTACTTGATTTACCATAGGATTGATTTCTGAAAAACCTATAATTTCTTCTATTTGTTTTGCTGTGAAATTACAAACTCCTATTGCTCTAACCTTTTTTTCCTTGTATAAATACTCCATAGCTCTCCAAGTTTCTTTAATATTTTCTGTTGGCCAATGTACTAAATATAAGTCTATATATTCTAGTCCTAACTTATCTAAAGATTTATTAAAAGCATTTATTGTATTTTCATATCCATCATCATCAATCCACACCTTTGTAGTTACAAATAATTCTTCTCTAGGTATACTAGACTCTCTTATACCTTTACCTACACATTCTTCATTATTATAAAATGACGCTGTATCTATACTTCTATATCCTAAATTAATTGCTTCTTTTATAATATTACACGCTTCATCATTTTTATTTCGTAATTTATATGTTCCAAACCCTACAATAGGAATCTCTACCCCATTAGATAATTGTCTAATCCTTATTTCCATTTTTAAACCTCCACTAAAATGTCCTTCATATACCCATAATTTTAATAATATATTATTTATTGTGAACCAGCAACTATATTAATATAACCAAAAACACCTTAAATATATAATATATTTAAGGTGTTTTGCTATTTATATATGATTATATTTACATAGCTTCTTTATCTGCAAATTGTGAATTATATAGATTTGCATAGAAACCATCTTTTGCAATTAATTCTTCGTGATTTCCTTGTTCTACAATATCTCCATCATTAATAACTAATATTAAATCTGCATTTCTTATAGTAGATAATCTATGAGCAATTACAAAACTTGTTCTTCCTTCCATTAAATTATCCATAGCTTTTTGTATTAAAAGTTCAGTTCTTGTATCAACAGAACTTGTTGCTTCATCTAATATTAATATTTTAGGATCTGCCAATATTGCACGAGCTATAGTTAATAATTGTTTTTGACCTTGTGATATATTACTTGATTCTTCATTTAATAACATATTGTATCCGTCTGGTAAAGTTTTTATAAAATGATGAACATGGGCTGCTTTAGCAGCATTTATTACTTCATCATCACTAGCATTTAATCTACCATATCTAATATTTTCCTTTATTGAACCACTAAATAACCACGTATCTTGAAGAACCATTCCAAATAGTTCTCTAAGTTCTCCTCTATTAAAATCTTTAACATTGTGACCATCTACAAGTATAGCTCCAGAGTTTACATCGTAAAATCTCATTAATAATTTTATCATAGTTGATTTACCTGCTCCTGTAGGTCCAACTAGTGCAACTTTTTGTCCTGGTTTTACATGAGCTGTAAAGTCTTTAATTATAGTTCTATCTTTATCATATCCAAACCTAACATTTTCAAAATCAATTCTACCTTCTAATCCTTCTATACTTACAGGATTTTCTACTGTTACATCTTCTTCCTCTTCATTTAGGAATTCAAATACTCTCTCAGCTGCAGCTGCAGTAGATTGCAATTGATTTGATATTTGGGCCATTTGTGCTATTGGTTGATTGAAACTTCTTACGTATTGAATAAATGACTGAATATCACCTACTTCAATTCTATTTTTTATAACTAAATATCCACCAAGTATTGAAACAACAACATAACTTAAATTTCCAACAAACATCATTATAGGCTGCATTGTACTTGATAAAAATTGAGCTCTCCATGCTGAGTCATACAGTTTGTTATTAATTTTATTAAATTCTTTAATAGATTCTTCTTCTCCGTTGAATGCTTGAACTACTGTGTGACCACCATATAATTCTTCCACCTGTCCATTTACATTGCCTAAATATTCTTGTTGGCTTTTAAAGTACTTTTGAGATTTTTTAATAACAAAAGAAATTATAAATAATGATATTGGTATAACTACTAATGCACTAACTGTCATAAGTACACTTATAGTTAACATCATTATTAATACTCCTACTAAAGTAGTAACAGACGTTATTATTTGTGTTAAACTTTGATTTAAACTCATTGCTAAAGTGTCTATATCATTTGTAAACCTTGATAATACTTCCCCGTGAGTTTTTGTGTCAAAATATTTCATAGGTAATCTATTTATTTTTTTCACTAGCTCATCTCTAAGATTATATGCTACCTTTTGAGAAATTCCACTCATTACATAACCTTGTATAAATGAGAATATGGCACTTACTATATAAAGTATAACTAAAGCTATTAATATCCTTTTTATAGCTTCAAAATCTATTCCACTACCTTCTCCAGATACTTTACCAACTAAACCATTAAATATTTCTGTTGTAGCTTTACCTAATATTTTAGGTCCTATTACTGAAAATGTTACACTTCCTATGGCAAATATAAATACTATTATTATCGATAATTTATATTTAGCTAAGTAAGACATTAATGTTCTCATTGTTCCCTTAAAGTCTTTTGCTTTTTCTACTGGTCCACCCATTGCAGGACCACCCATAGGTCCTCTCGCTCTTCTTTGTCTATTGCCTTCTCTACTCATTTTCTAACTCCTCCTTTGAAAGTTGTGATAATGCTATTTCTTTATAGATCTCACAATTTTTTAGAAGTTCTTTATGTGTTCCTATTCCAACTACTCTTCCTTCATCTAATACTACGATTTGATCTGCATCTAAAATTGTACTAATTCTTTGAGCAACTATTAATACTGTACTCTCTTTAGTTTCTGTTTTTAATGCTTTACGAAGTTTCGCATCTGTTTTAAAGTCTAGAGCAGAGAAACTATCATCAAATATAAATATTTCTGGATCTTTTGCTATTGCCCTTGCAATAGATAATCTCTGTTTCTGACCACCTGATACATTTGATCCACCTTGAGATATTTCAGAATCAAATTTATCTTCCTTGTCATTTATAAAATCTATTGATTGAGCTATCCTTGCTGCTTTTATTATTTCTTCTTCTGTAGCATCTTTTTTACCATATCTTAAGTTTGAATCAATTGTTCCAGAGAACAATACTCCTTTTTGTGGAACATAACCAATTTTATCTCTTAAGTCATGAAGTGATACATTTTTTATATCAGTTCCATCAACTTTAATTTCACCTTCTGTTACATCATGGAATCTTGGTATCAAATTAATTAATGTTGACTTACCACTTCCTGTACTTCCAATAAATGCTGTTGTTTCACCTGGTTTTGCAGTAAAGTTAATATCATGTAATATTTTTTCATCTGCATCTGGGTACTTAAATGAAACATTTTTAAATTCAACTAAGCCTTTTTTATTGTTGTCAAAAGTTTTAGGATTTTTATCTTCTTTAATTACTATATCTTTGTCTAATACTTCATTTATACGTTTAGCTGATACTGCTGCTCTTGGCAACATAACAGAAACCATTGATATCATTAAAAATGACATTACTATTTGCATTGTATATTGAATAAATGCCATCATATCTCCAACTTGCATTGCTCCAGTATCGATATTTTTTGCACCTACCCAAACTATTAATACTGATATAACGTTCATAACAAGCATCA
Proteins encoded:
- a CDS encoding YaiI/YqxD family protein; amino-acid sequence: MKILIDGDGCPVIDLTIKVSKKFNIDVIIMCDTSHIFDKEGAKTMVFSKGADSVDFALINFVQKEDIVITQDYGLAAMALNKASYVINQNGLIYTNDNIDRLLYNRHISKKIRKSRGRVKGPKKRSNEDNINFEKTLVEACQKSLISN
- a CDS encoding anti-sigma-I factor RsgI family protein, whose amino-acid sequence is MYNKGIILEVKEKYSLVLKDDSTVVRIRNKENMQVGDTIFFLEEDLYELTKSRNTMKNKIIPILTIAAMLVLLVVPIVKNNTTGGTYALMSIDINPSIEFELDKNKNIVNIYGVNDDGKTINLEELKGKTLEEGIKILEQYLSKNHGDSKEGIVGFTFTNKISNDKYESEVKDTVSKGLNNTKFVYLKGTEEDIALAKEKGVSIGRYEALCDLDEDILEDTIENMSVDEIMSLLGTNGKDNVYLNEEVMDELQDELEDRTENESDDDDDDEDDDNNDEDDDDDDEDDEDDED
- a CDS encoding aldo/keto reductase — protein: MEIRIRQLSNGVEIPIVGFGTYKLRNKNDEACNIIKEAINLGYRSIDTASFYNNEECVGKGIRESSIPREELFVTTKVWIDDDGYENTINAFNKSLDKLGLEYIDLYLVHWPTENIKETWRAMEYLYKEKKVRAIGVCNFTAKQIEEIIGFSEINPMVNQVEIHPKRSEKELLKVCKRHNIVVQAWSPIMRGQLSSNIIIKKLSKKYNKSEAQIILRWHLQNNVIAIPKTSKFSRIRENIDIFDFEIEKEDIDEIDTINENERMKPQKYENLYKVV
- a CDS encoding ABC transporter ATP-binding protein — translated: MSREGNRQRRARGPMGGPAMGGPVEKAKDFKGTMRTLMSYLAKYKLSIIIVFIFAIGSVTFSVIGPKILGKATTEIFNGLVGKVSGEGSGIDFEAIKRILIALVILYIVSAIFSFIQGYVMSGISQKVAYNLRDELVKKINRLPMKYFDTKTHGEVLSRFTNDIDTLAMSLNQSLTQIITSVTTLVGVLIMMLTISVLMTVSALVVIPISLFIISFVIKKSQKYFKSQQEYLGNVNGQVEELYGGHTVVQAFNGEEESIKEFNKINNKLYDSAWRAQFLSSTMQPIMMFVGNLSYVVVSILGGYLVIKNRIEVGDIQSFIQYVRSFNQPIAQMAQISNQLQSTAAAAERVFEFLNEEEEDVTVENPVSIEGLEGRIDFENVRFGYDKDRTIIKDFTAHVKPGQKVALVGPTGAGKSTMIKLLMRFYDVNSGAILVDGHNVKDFNRGELRELFGMVLQDTWLFSGSIKENIRYGRLNASDDEVINAAKAAHVHHFIKTLPDGYNMLLNEESSNISQGQKQLLTIARAILADPKILILDEATSSVDTRTELLIQKAMDNLMEGRTSFVIAHRLSTIRNADLILVINDGDIVEQGNHEELIAKDGFYANLYNSQFADKEAM